CATTGCTCTGAGCGTCAGGAATGTAAAGACACACGGCTCACGGTTGTATGCTCCGATTTATGCAGCCGGCCGGCTGGGGAGATTGTTAAATGATATTTTTTCTTGACCGATATACCGGTTCGTATTATATTCCGAATTAGTTTAACTAAATTGGAGCGATGTACGAAAATGGAAAATATCAAGAGAATCTTGAATATCGATCTCCCGCCAGGGCAGTCTGCTTTTTTATGGGGGCCAAGAAAGACAGGAAAATCGACTTATCTGAAAGCAAGGTTTCCAGGCAGCCTTGTGTATAATTTTCTTCAAACCGATCTGCTTCTTGAGTTCTCCAAGAAACCTGCTCTTTTGCGGGAACGGCTGCTGGCAAAGGATGATGATGTTCTGAATTACCCTGTGATATTGGATGAAGTACAGAAGATTCCTCAACTATTGGACGAAGTGCACTGGCTGATTGAAAATAAGGGGTTGAGCTTTATACTGTGTGGATCAAGCGCACGGAAGCTGAAGAGAGGAAAGGCTAACCTTCTTGGGGGCCGGGCATGGCGTTATGAGATGTTTCCATTTGTTACGTTTGAACTGGAGAACTGGGATCTGTTGAGAGTATTAAATCGCGGTATGATACCGGATCATTATCTTAAGGAAAACTACAAGAAATCCTTGAGAGCCTATACACAAGATTATTTAAAAGAAGAAGTTTTTGATGAGGGGTTAACCCGGAACATTCCCGCATTTTCCAGATTCTTTGATGCCATGGCACACTCTCACGGAGAGCTTACAAATTATTCCAATATAGCGCGTGATTGCGGTGTAGATTCCAAGACTGTAAAAGAGTATTACCAGATCCTTGTGGATACGCTTTTAGGCACTATGATAGAACCCTTTAAGAGGAGGCAAAACCGGCAGGTCATCAGCAAAGCGGCAAAATTCTACTTATTTGATGTGGGGGTTGCAGGCACCATAACAAAGCGACATATTGAGGAAGAAAAAGGTGAATTGTTCGGGAAAGCATTTGAGCATTTTATTTTGATGGAGATTGCGGCTTACAATTCTTACAATGAAATCGATTATGAAATCAATTTCTGGAGGACAAAATCAGGTTTGGAAGTCGACTTTGTGCTGGGCGGAGGCGATGTAGCCATTGAAGTAAAAGGAGCAACTCTAATCGAGAAAAGGGATTTACAGCCCCTGAACGCCTTTATAGAGGAATATTCGCCACGTAAGGCATTAGTTGTATGTAATGAGAGGGAAGAGAGAGTTCATGGCAGGATACGAATAATGCCGTATAGAAATTTCCTGAGTGACTTATGGGAAGGCAAGATCATTCGTTAACCTC
Above is a window of Syntrophales bacterium DNA encoding:
- a CDS encoding AAA family ATPase, with the protein product MENIKRILNIDLPPGQSAFLWGPRKTGKSTYLKARFPGSLVYNFLQTDLLLEFSKKPALLRERLLAKDDDVLNYPVILDEVQKIPQLLDEVHWLIENKGLSFILCGSSARKLKRGKANLLGGRAWRYEMFPFVTFELENWDLLRVLNRGMIPDHYLKENYKKSLRAYTQDYLKEEVFDEGLTRNIPAFSRFFDAMAHSHGELTNYSNIARDCGVDSKTVKEYYQILVDTLLGTMIEPFKRRQNRQVISKAAKFYLFDVGVAGTITKRHIEEEKGELFGKAFEHFILMEIAAYNSYNEIDYEINFWRTKSGLEVDFVLGGGDVAIEVKGATLIEKRDLQPLNAFIEEYSPRKALVVCNEREERVHGRIRIMPYRNFLSDLWEGKIIR